One region of Pogona vitticeps strain Pit_001003342236 chromosome 1, PviZW2.1, whole genome shotgun sequence genomic DNA includes:
- the LOC110075388 gene encoding mitochondrial amidoxime reducing component 2: MPGAAFPSPLAACVCTAVALALAVATAWRWRRRRSSGLRWKQVGRVSGLFIYPVKSCRGLAVEEAEVTRLGLRRGDLGDRCWTVIKEDGNMLSAKQEPRLVLISVTCKDGCLTLNAPEMEPLKIPVELPRTNSVWNCRRFGIQAEGRDCGEEASRWINTFLNSECYRLAHYEPNMVTRKPRDFLPYFQPTDEVAYAEGSPTLIISEASLEDLNTRLEKKVTITNFRPNILVTGCNPYEEDTWGEILIGNVQLKGRMSCPRCIFTTIDPDTGIKDQKEPLKTLKSYRECDPSEQHAFRSSPPFGWLYGVEETGILKVGDPVYKIFQ, from the exons ATGCCGGGGGCCGCTTTCCCGTCGCCGTTGGCTGCCTGCGTCTGCACGGCGGTGGCTCTCGCCCTGGCAGTCGCCACGGCTTGGCGCTGGCGGCGCCGTCGAAGCTCCGGGCTGCGCTGGAAGCAAGTGGGGAGGGTGTCGGGTCTCTTCATCTACCCGGTCAAATCCTGCCGCGGGCTGGCCGTGGAGGAGGCCGAGGTGACCAGGTTGGGGCTGCGGAGGGGAGACCTGGGCGACAG GTGTTGGACTGTGATAAAAGAAGATGGGAATATGTTATCTGCTAAGCAGGAGCCTCGTTTGGTGCTCATTTCGGTAACTTGTAAAGATGGGTGTTTAACTCTGAACGCTCCAGAAATGGAGCCACTGAAAATTCCTGTTGAACTCCCTAGAACAAATTCAGTCTGGAATTGCAG ACGGTTTGGAATCCAGGCTGAAGGCAGGGATTGTGGAGAGGAAGCATCTCGATGGATCAACACCTTTCTGAACTCAGAGTGTTACAGGCTGGCCCATTATGAACCCAACATGGTGACAAGGAAGCCAAGAGATTTCCTGCCTTATTTTCAACCTACAGATGAG gTTGCTTATGCTGAAGGCAGTCCTACTCTGATAATCTCTGAAGCTTCCTTGGAGGATTTGAATACCAGGCTAGAAAAGAAAGTTACAATAACAAACTTTCGCCCAAACATTCTTGTTACAGGTTGTAATCCTTATGAGGAA GATACCTGGGGTGAAATATTAATTGGCAATGTTCAGCTGAAAGGAAGAATGTCTTGTCCTAG ATGCATTTTCACAACAATTGATCCAGATACTGGGATTAAGGATCAGAAGGAACCACTGAAAACACTAAAAAG TTACCGAGAGTGTGATCCTTCTGAACAACATGCCTTTAGATCTAGTCCTCCCTTTGGATGGCTGTATGGCGTTGAAGAGACTGGAATATTGAAAGTTGGAGACCCTGTGTACAAGATATTCCAGTGA